A portion of the Bacillus sp. es.034 genome contains these proteins:
- a CDS encoding PH domain-containing protein, whose product MFGKVASDVLGLSDIGTVIKPQDYDKADSDDYIMHEDGEKIYFLIKSKSDEYCFTNKALIHLDGTSAASKKRVLRRLDYYKYHITNVLLETAGTVDLDVEIKFKIGSEIYSIDVHKKHLAEVKDLYKSLIKIGEITTDNSIYSGFANESLQLASSTLGQVKTDGVNVVEQFKEVNQYAFNWLSDKKKELTLKDFGFVFEKFIQN is encoded by the coding sequence ATGTTTGGAAAAGTTGCTTCAGACGTATTAGGTTTAAGTGATATCGGCACAGTCATAAAGCCGCAGGATTACGACAAAGCCGATTCAGATGATTACATTATGCATGAAGATGGAGAGAAGATTTACTTCCTGATCAAATCCAAGTCCGATGAATACTGCTTTACAAACAAAGCTCTCATCCATTTGGATGGGACGAGTGCAGCAAGCAAGAAACGGGTGCTCCGCCGCTTGGATTATTACAAGTATCACATTACGAATGTCCTTCTCGAAACGGCGGGAACAGTAGATCTGGATGTTGAAATAAAGTTTAAGATCGGTTCTGAAATCTACTCCATCGATGTTCATAAAAAACATTTAGCGGAAGTGAAAGATCTGTATAAGTCCCTTATAAAAATTGGTGAAATCACTACTGACAATAGCATTTATTCCGGCTTCGCCAATGAAAGTCTTCAACTTGCATCCTCAACATTGGGACAAGTAAAGACAGATGGCGTAAATGTTGTTGAGCAGTTTAAAGAGGTCAATCAATATGCCTTCAATTGGCTGTCGGATAAAAAGAAAGAATTGACCCTTAAAGATTTTGGGTTTGTATTTGAAAAGTTCATTCAAAATTAA
- a CDS encoding CoA pyrophosphatase has protein sequence MDVNELLMRFKGRTPKVLGSESFSEYAILLPLIEVKGEIHVLFEVRSLNMRRQPGEICFPGGRIDRSDSDERAAAIRETSEELGIQEHVISDIYPLDYIVSPFGTIIYPFVGKLNISLKELRPNAAEVEEIFTTPLSYMREKEPELYNIKFKMEPEESFPYKQIPGGENYDWQARNMKEHFYYYQDKVIWGLTARVLHHFIKLIS, from the coding sequence ATGGACGTGAACGAACTGCTGATGCGTTTCAAAGGTAGAACTCCTAAAGTGTTAGGAAGTGAATCATTTTCTGAATATGCTATTCTACTTCCTTTAATCGAAGTGAAAGGTGAGATTCATGTTCTCTTTGAAGTCCGTTCATTGAATATGCGGAGACAACCGGGGGAGATCTGCTTTCCGGGTGGAAGAATCGACCGTAGTGACTCTGATGAGAGGGCAGCTGCTATAAGGGAGACGTCAGAGGAATTGGGAATACAAGAACATGTCATCTCGGACATTTATCCTCTCGATTATATCGTATCCCCATTTGGGACGATCATCTATCCCTTTGTAGGGAAGCTGAATATATCATTGAAAGAGTTGCGACCGAATGCTGCAGAGGTGGAAGAGATTTTCACAACCCCGCTCTCTTACATGCGTGAAAAAGAACCGGAATTGTATAATATCAAATTTAAAATGGAACCGGAAGAGAGCTTCCCATACAAACAAATACCAGGTGGAGAAAACTACGACTGGCAGGCAAGGAACATGAAAGAACATTTCTACTACTACCAGGACAAAGTCATCTGGGGCCTCACCGCCCGCGTACTCCATCACTTTATAAAACTTATATCATAG
- a CDS encoding DUF2164 domain-containing protein, whose translation MMFTKIPKEQKDEMIGRIQSFYYEQTGDEIGDLGAENWFDFFMKEIGPFLYNKGVMDSKTVLMDKMLLLEDDLYALNRPVNPK comes from the coding sequence ATGATGTTTACAAAGATACCTAAAGAACAAAAGGATGAAATGATTGGGAGGATCCAGAGCTTTTACTATGAACAAACAGGGGATGAAATCGGGGATTTAGGAGCTGAAAATTGGTTTGACTTCTTTATGAAAGAAATCGGTCCCTTCTTATATAATAAGGGAGTGATGGATTCCAAGACCGTATTGATGGATAAAATGCTTCTACTTGAAGACGATCTTTATGCATTGAATAGGCCAGTGAATCCTAAATAA
- a CDS encoding DinB family protein, with amino-acid sequence MNSIFLIKEKNGMKKDYSLLLSMMDYARLTTIQEVENLPVEMLDYRCHDEANSIGMLLAHFDAVEKIYQALTFERMTDDEIEACATELEPALSLGSKAAERIKGNSVEYYLENLQRTRMATIEQFKKLDEEWLYEETEWWYGEKGNNFFKWFHVFEDEINHRGQIRMIKKLYAKENQPSTVE; translated from the coding sequence ATGAACTCAATATTCTTAATCAAAGAAAAAAACGGAATGAAAAAGGACTATTCTCTCCTTCTTTCCATGATGGACTATGCAAGATTGACCACCATTCAGGAAGTGGAAAATTTGCCGGTTGAAATGCTTGATTACCGTTGTCACGATGAAGCCAATTCCATTGGGATGCTGCTTGCCCATTTTGATGCAGTAGAAAAGATTTATCAGGCATTGACATTCGAACGTATGACCGATGATGAAATAGAGGCATGTGCGACGGAATTGGAACCTGCATTAAGTTTAGGCAGCAAGGCAGCCGAAAGGATTAAAGGAAATTCTGTGGAGTACTACCTGGAAAACCTTCAACGTACAAGAATGGCCACAATCGAGCAATTTAAAAAACTGGACGAAGAATGGCTATATGAAGAAACAGAATGGTGGTACGGGGAAAAAGGGAATAACTTCTTTAAATGGTTTCATGTTTTTGAAGACGAAATCAATCATAGGGGTCAAATAAGGATGATCAAGAAGTTGTATGCAAAAGAAAATCAACCTTCTACAGTAGAGTAG
- the cspD gene encoding cold-shock protein CspD, with the protein MLQGKVKWFNAEKGFGFIEVEGQDDVFVHFSAIQGEGYKSLEEGQDVTFEIVEGARGPQAANVQK; encoded by the coding sequence ATGTTACAAGGTAAAGTTAAATGGTTTAACGCAGAAAAAGGTTTCGGTTTCATCGAAGTTGAAGGTCAAGATGATGTTTTTGTTCACTTCTCCGCTATCCAAGGTGAAGGATACAAATCATTAGAAGAAGGTCAAGATGTTACATTTGAAATCGTTGAAGGCGCTCGTGGACCACAAGCGGCAAACGTTCAAAAGTAA
- a CDS encoding MDR family MFS transporter: MVAKESNMKLALAGLLLGILMSAMDNTIVATALGSIVSDLGGLDKFVWVTSAYMVAVMAGMPIFGKLSDMYGRKRFYIFGLSIFLIGSALCGIAQDIVQLSIFRAIQGIGGGALLPIAFTIVFDLFPPEKRGKMTGLLGAVFGSASVFGPLIGAFLTDHLSWHWIFYVNVPIGLLSLFFITTAYKESTQRSDQRIDWGGAITLVIAVVSLMFALEFGGKEFPWESWQIIGLFASFFLFFISFLWIERKASEPIISFWMFKSPLFASAQALAFLYGAAFIILTILIPIFVQAVYGGSATNAGLILTPLMLGSVAGSAVAGIRMTKTSYRNIMWVSIISFIAGMVLLATMGPDTSRLLLTLYMVISGFGVGFSFSLLPNATIHKLDPRFRGSANSTNAFFRSLGMTIGITVYGTLQTKLFASNLENAFKGQEAGGGFQGDPRSIFEPEMREKIPDFVLTKIVDAMSDSITTTFAYALIPLGIALVFVFLMGKSRLEVTTALSSEKMKE; the protein is encoded by the coding sequence TTGGTGGCTAAAGAAAGTAATATGAAACTGGCACTTGCCGGCTTATTGTTAGGTATACTCATGTCAGCCATGGATAACACCATCGTAGCAACGGCATTGGGATCCATCGTGTCAGATCTGGGTGGACTGGACAAGTTTGTATGGGTCACAAGCGCCTACATGGTAGCGGTCATGGCGGGGATGCCGATTTTTGGTAAGCTGTCTGACATGTATGGCAGAAAGAGATTTTACATATTCGGTCTTTCCATTTTCTTAATTGGTTCAGCCCTGTGTGGGATTGCACAGGATATCGTCCAGTTAAGTATCTTCCGGGCCATTCAAGGAATTGGCGGTGGAGCTTTGCTGCCAATCGCCTTTACCATTGTGTTTGATTTATTCCCCCCAGAAAAACGTGGGAAGATGACAGGACTCCTTGGTGCAGTATTTGGATCCGCTTCAGTATTCGGGCCGCTGATTGGGGCATTTTTAACGGATCATTTAAGTTGGCATTGGATCTTCTATGTCAATGTACCAATTGGTCTCCTATCGCTCTTCTTTATTACAACGGCTTATAAAGAATCCACGCAACGATCAGATCAACGAATTGATTGGGGAGGGGCGATAACCCTGGTGATAGCGGTTGTCAGTCTCATGTTTGCCCTTGAATTCGGCGGAAAGGAATTCCCTTGGGAGTCGTGGCAAATCATTGGATTGTTTGCATCCTTCTTTCTTTTCTTTATAAGTTTCTTATGGATCGAACGAAAAGCATCCGAACCGATCATTTCATTTTGGATGTTTAAAAGTCCTTTGTTTGCGTCTGCACAGGCCCTCGCTTTTCTATATGGGGCAGCGTTCATTATCCTGACCATATTAATCCCGATCTTTGTTCAGGCTGTGTATGGGGGATCTGCGACAAATGCCGGATTGATTTTGACTCCATTGATGCTCGGCTCTGTAGCTGGCAGTGCCGTTGCAGGTATCCGGATGACGAAAACAAGTTACCGTAATATCATGTGGGTTTCCATCATTTCCTTTATCGCAGGCATGGTATTACTTGCGACAATGGGACCGGATACGAGCAGGTTGTTGTTGACGCTCTATATGGTCATAAGTGGATTTGGTGTAGGTTTTTCATTTTCATTACTCCCTAATGCCACGATCCATAAACTTGATCCGAGGTTTAGAGGGTCTGCAAACTCGACAAACGCCTTCTTCCGTTCACTTGGGATGACCATCGGAATCACGGTCTATGGGACGCTGCAAACAAAGCTCTTTGCCTCTAATCTTGAAAATGCCTTCAAGGGACAGGAAGCAGGAGGCGGCTTCCAGGGTGATCCAAGAAGTATTTTTGAACCTGAAATGCGTGAAAAGATTCCGGATTTTGTTCTTACTAAAATCGTGGATGCTATGTCAGATTCCATTACAACCACTTTTGCCTATGCATTGATACCCCTTGGCATAGCATTGGTGTTTGTATTCCTGATGGGGAAATCGAGACTTGAAGTGACAACCGCTCTTTCTTCTGAGAAAATGAAGGAATAG
- a CDS encoding BCCT family transporter translates to MKNFTPMFWIAISIGVIFVLWGVLFPQILIDVMTNTQGVLLDKFGWFYQFSATFFFIIAIFFALSKYGKIRLGEDTDRPEYSTLTWFAMLFSAGMGIGLLFYGVSEPVSHYATPPFGKGGTIESAKVGLRYTYLHWGFHAWAIYAVVALALAYYKFRKGMPGLMSATLYPVIGERAKGPIGYIVDIIAVFATIFGVAISLGIGAQQINSGLHYLMDVPINFSIQLIIMGIATVLYITSASTGLSKGIKYLSNANMVLAVLLFFVFLIVGPSQFVLELFLTTFGSYVQNLPSMGLRFSPFNVENNQWVKDWTIFYWAWWISWTPFVGTFIARVSKGRTVREFIIAVIIVPTIVCSLWFGVFGGTGLYYDLVQGIDVAGQSLETSLFYVFYQMPLSGVLSVISLFLIITFFVTSADSATFVLGMQTSNGSLNPPFFVKFSWGIILAAIAAIIMGTGGISGLQAATIITALPLGIILLVMTYGLIISFQKEIRVKNKRKTQEH, encoded by the coding sequence TTGAAAAATTTTACACCAATGTTTTGGATCGCGATATCGATCGGAGTGATCTTTGTATTATGGGGAGTCTTATTTCCTCAAATACTGATCGATGTCATGACAAATACTCAAGGGGTTCTCCTTGATAAATTTGGCTGGTTTTATCAATTTTCAGCCACATTCTTTTTTATCATCGCCATCTTTTTTGCCCTAAGTAAGTATGGGAAGATTCGCTTGGGGGAAGACACGGACAGACCGGAATACTCTACATTGACCTGGTTTGCCATGCTTTTCAGTGCAGGAATGGGCATCGGTCTTCTTTTTTACGGGGTGTCTGAACCTGTTTCACATTATGCTACTCCTCCATTTGGAAAAGGAGGGACCATTGAATCAGCCAAGGTGGGGTTACGGTATACATATCTTCACTGGGGATTCCATGCATGGGCCATATATGCCGTTGTGGCACTGGCGCTTGCCTATTATAAGTTCAGGAAGGGGATGCCTGGACTGATGAGCGCCACGCTGTATCCGGTCATAGGTGAAAGGGCGAAAGGTCCGATCGGTTACATCGTGGATATCATCGCTGTATTTGCCACCATTTTCGGAGTTGCCATTTCACTGGGAATAGGAGCCCAACAAATCAATAGTGGACTCCATTATCTTATGGATGTACCGATTAATTTCAGCATCCAGCTCATCATCATGGGGATTGCCACGGTCCTTTATATTACGTCCGCTTCTACGGGCTTATCCAAAGGAATTAAATATTTGAGTAATGCCAATATGGTTCTCGCGGTCTTGTTATTCTTTGTTTTCCTTATCGTGGGACCTTCACAATTTGTTCTGGAATTATTCCTGACGACGTTTGGAAGCTATGTTCAGAATCTGCCGAGTATGGGATTGCGTTTTTCACCATTTAATGTAGAGAATAACCAGTGGGTGAAGGACTGGACGATATTTTATTGGGCATGGTGGATCTCATGGACACCTTTCGTGGGAACATTCATTGCCAGGGTGTCAAAGGGCAGGACTGTCCGTGAATTCATCATTGCCGTCATCATCGTTCCTACCATTGTTTGCTCGCTATGGTTTGGGGTATTCGGGGGAACAGGATTGTACTATGATCTGGTCCAGGGAATAGACGTAGCGGGTCAAAGCTTGGAAACGTCATTATTTTATGTGTTCTATCAGATGCCTTTGAGTGGGGTTTTATCAGTCATCTCCCTATTCCTGATCATTACTTTCTTTGTTACTTCTGCCGATTCTGCCACATTCGTATTGGGCATGCAAACATCCAATGGAAGTCTGAATCCTCCATTCTTTGTGAAATTCAGCTGGGGAATCATCTTGGCGGCTATCGCTGCCATTATAATGGGTACCGGAGGCATCAGTGGACTTCAGGCAGCCACCATCATCACCGCACTGCCCCTCGGGATCATCCTGCTCGTCATGACATATGGCTTGATCATTTCATTTCAAAAAGAAATCAGGGTGAAGAATAAAAGAAAAACCCAAGAGCATTAA
- a CDS encoding peptidase E — protein sequence MKQIIAMGGGGFSMEPDNLLLDQYIINQSKASRPKVCFLPTASGDAEGYIERFYNAFTSLSSEPSHLSLFKPSTRDLEGFLLEKEIIYVGGGNTKNMLALWKEWEIDVILRKAWESGTILAGLSAGSICWFEEGTTDSYGDGLETIKGLGLIEGSHSPHYDGEENRRPLYHSFIESGELKPGYAADDGAALHFIDGGLAKAVSSRPNASAYRIEKKDGVIQEYRIATNYLENPM from the coding sequence ATGAAACAAATCATTGCAATGGGTGGTGGAGGTTTCTCAATGGAACCTGATAACCTGTTATTGGATCAGTACATAATAAATCAGTCAAAGGCATCCAGGCCAAAGGTGTGTTTCCTACCCACAGCAAGTGGAGATGCAGAAGGTTATATTGAACGCTTTTACAACGCTTTTACATCCCTGTCAAGTGAACCTTCTCATCTATCTTTATTCAAGCCCTCCACCAGGGATTTAGAAGGCTTCCTGCTTGAAAAAGAGATTATTTATGTTGGCGGGGGAAATACGAAGAATATGCTTGCCTTATGGAAAGAGTGGGAAATTGACGTGATTCTACGGAAGGCATGGGAGTCAGGAACCATTCTGGCTGGTTTGAGTGCAGGGTCGATTTGCTGGTTTGAAGAAGGAACCACCGATTCTTACGGGGATGGGCTGGAGACCATCAAGGGATTGGGCTTGATAGAAGGCAGTCACTCCCCTCATTATGATGGAGAAGAAAACCGTCGTCCCCTGTATCATTCTTTTATTGAGAGTGGGGAGTTGAAACCAGGCTATGCCGCTGATGATGGAGCAGCTTTGCATTTCATTGATGGAGGACTGGCCAAAGCGGTGAGTTCAAGACCAAATGCATCGGCTTACCGGATAGAGAAAAAAGATGGAGTAATTCAGGAGTACAGAATCGCGACCAACTATTTGGAAAATCCGATGTGA
- a CDS encoding GNAT family N-acetyltransferase: MIQFRKIPAADTYSIRQQILRPTQTMEECKYEGDMEESTFHVGAFDGEKLICIGSFYQEAQGDLEARMPFRLRGMATLPDFRSKGIGKYLIEYSEDILKNEGCDLWWCNARTSAAPYYTKLGLTQSGGIFEIEPIGPHMIMFKEM; this comes from the coding sequence ATGATTCAGTTTCGAAAGATTCCAGCTGCAGATACATATTCGATTAGACAACAAATTTTACGACCGACACAAACAATGGAAGAATGCAAGTATGAAGGAGATATGGAAGAATCCACGTTCCACGTCGGAGCTTTTGATGGAGAAAAACTGATCTGTATTGGCTCTTTCTATCAGGAAGCTCAGGGAGACTTGGAAGCGAGGATGCCCTTTCGTTTAAGGGGTATGGCGACTCTCCCTGATTTCAGATCAAAGGGGATCGGAAAATATCTCATAGAGTACAGCGAAGATATCCTGAAGAACGAAGGCTGTGATCTGTGGTGGTGTAATGCCAGGACTTCAGCTGCTCCTTACTATACAAAACTGGGACTGACCCAGTCAGGTGGTATCTTTGAAATAGAACCTATAGGCCCTCATATGATTATGTTCAAAGAGATGTAA
- a CDS encoding AI-2E family transporter, with amino-acid sequence MTKKKVYSWSLQILIILTIIYVSTKISFLFEPIVVFASTLFFPIIISGFLYFLLNPLVDLLVKAKLPRTIAIIVLYAAIIGALVLIIGNIAPVITRQVTALFNALPEYAKQTRNFIEYLSETEQFKWMMNQDYVSLKDIENQLVDFANTLPDNITTALKGLLSVLTSITILIVTVPFLLFFMFKDGHKFPKAISKFLPPAYREEGINTLKDTSETLAAYIQGQLTVASFVGTLTFIGYLIIGLPYALVMALIGAVTNIIPFIGPFIGAAPAIIIALFDSPTKAILVAVVVTIAQQIEGNLLSPLILGKRLDTHPATIIILLLVAGNLAGILGMILAVPTYAVSKTIVLNLVKFIKLRRSSIQE; translated from the coding sequence TTGACCAAGAAAAAAGTTTATTCATGGAGCTTACAAATTCTTATTATTCTTACCATCATTTATGTTTCAACCAAGATTTCTTTTCTTTTTGAACCCATTGTCGTATTTGCATCTACTTTATTTTTCCCAATCATCATTTCAGGGTTTCTTTACTTTTTACTGAATCCATTAGTCGATCTTCTGGTGAAAGCAAAGCTCCCGAGGACGATTGCGATCATCGTACTTTATGCTGCGATCATCGGGGCATTAGTGTTGATCATTGGGAATATCGCGCCTGTCATTACACGTCAGGTAACAGCGTTATTCAATGCTCTGCCTGAGTATGCAAAGCAAACGAGGAACTTCATTGAATATTTGTCTGAAACAGAGCAATTTAAATGGATGATGAATCAGGATTATGTGTCACTGAAGGATATTGAGAATCAGCTGGTGGATTTCGCCAATACATTGCCTGATAATATTACCACTGCCTTGAAGGGATTACTCAGTGTGTTGACAAGCATTACCATTCTCATTGTTACAGTACCTTTCCTTCTGTTCTTCATGTTCAAGGACGGTCATAAATTCCCGAAGGCCATTTCAAAATTTTTGCCGCCTGCGTACCGTGAGGAAGGAATCAACACATTGAAGGATACGAGTGAAACACTTGCTGCGTACATACAGGGACAATTGACAGTCGCTTCATTTGTGGGGACACTCACCTTTATCGGTTACTTGATCATCGGGTTGCCTTATGCACTCGTGATGGCACTGATCGGGGCCGTCACAAACATCATCCCGTTTATCGGACCGTTCATCGGCGCAGCACCCGCCATCATCATCGCGTTGTTTGACTCACCGACAAAGGCGATCCTTGTCGCAGTGGTGGTCACGATTGCTCAACAAATTGAAGGGAATCTTCTTTCCCCCCTTATTTTAGGCAAACGATTGGATACCCACCCTGCGACGATCATCATATTATTACTTGTTGCAGGTAACTTAGCTGGAATACTCGGCATGATCTTAGCCGTACCCACCTATGCAGTATCGAAAACGATTGTATTGAATTTAGTGAAGTTTATTAAGCTGAGAAGATCTTCCATACAGGAGTGA
- a CDS encoding spore germination protein — translation MNQTMGTIIRKMILTEGANMSSFYKKNRRKPKQLLSEKEEVVVEALTLDEKVSFFQEGLFHTDDLKVRNLTFNEKRMTILFLDSVIDNKSLQTYIIHPLLEKKTGTIQDSVSSNSVKETLQLEEALRVMVDGHCVILQEDREWVTFISMPKISSNLNEPLNEKVIRGSHQGFSENISENIHLIRARISSPKFTVKYSSVGETTRTKYSLVYLSDLTDMEIVKTIEDRISYIDTDSIQSPGYFEEFLEDNSFSPFPQFLNTERPDRVAGNLMEGRVAMVMEGSPTVLIFPVNFFSFFQTTEDYNNRAFIGSFIRFIRLISFIATLCLPAFYIAVISYNYEIIPVEIIFSIKSSLEYVPFPPLIEAAIMQLTLELLREAAIRLPNPIAQTIGVVGGLVIGTAVVEANLVSNTMVIVVAITAISSFVIPSNEMSTSVRILGFPLMIAAALFGVLGIVIGLMLLLIHMSNLKSMGHHYLYPVAPLDIKGLKDTFIRLPVWLMKKRPKDLRTVYRWKTSDSRGWKKNEDTD, via the coding sequence ATGAACCAAACGATGGGGACAATAATAAGAAAAATGATTCTGACTGAAGGTGCAAATATGAGTTCCTTTTACAAAAAGAATAGAAGAAAACCGAAGCAGCTCCTTTCAGAAAAAGAAGAAGTCGTCGTAGAAGCCCTCACCTTGGACGAGAAAGTGTCCTTTTTTCAGGAAGGTCTTTTTCACACAGATGATTTGAAAGTAAGAAACTTAACTTTTAATGAAAAAAGAATGACCATCCTTTTTTTGGATTCTGTCATTGATAATAAAAGTTTACAGACATATATCATCCACCCCCTCTTAGAAAAAAAGACCGGAACGATTCAAGATTCGGTAAGCAGTAATAGTGTGAAAGAAACACTTCAGTTAGAAGAGGCACTGAGGGTAATGGTGGATGGGCACTGTGTCATTTTACAGGAAGATCGTGAATGGGTTACTTTCATAAGTATGCCAAAGATTTCTTCCAACCTGAATGAGCCCCTTAATGAAAAGGTGATCAGAGGATCTCATCAGGGGTTTAGTGAAAACATTTCGGAAAATATTCATCTGATCCGTGCAAGAATCTCCAGTCCTAAGTTTACTGTGAAATACTCGAGTGTAGGGGAAACGACAAGAACGAAGTATTCTCTTGTTTATTTGTCCGATTTGACAGATATGGAAATTGTTAAGACTATAGAGGACCGAATCAGCTATATTGACACCGATTCCATCCAATCACCGGGGTATTTTGAAGAATTCCTGGAGGATAATTCGTTTTCCCCATTCCCGCAGTTTTTGAATACGGAACGTCCGGACCGTGTTGCGGGAAATCTGATGGAGGGGAGGGTGGCGATGGTGATGGAGGGAAGTCCGACTGTTCTGATTTTTCCTGTGAATTTCTTCAGCTTTTTTCAAACGACGGAGGATTATAATAATCGCGCATTTATTGGGTCCTTTATTCGTTTTATCAGGTTAATCAGCTTTATTGCCACCCTTTGTTTACCGGCTTTTTACATCGCAGTCATTTCCTATAATTATGAGATCATACCTGTGGAAATCATTTTTTCGATTAAAAGCTCACTTGAATATGTGCCCTTTCCACCATTGATTGAGGCGGCGATCATGCAGCTTACCTTGGAGTTACTGCGTGAAGCAGCGATACGGCTTCCTAATCCGATTGCCCAAACCATCGGGGTTGTAGGTGGTCTCGTCATTGGGACAGCTGTGGTAGAAGCCAATTTGGTTTCGAATACGATGGTTATTGTTGTAGCGATCACAGCGATTTCTTCTTTTGTCATACCTTCAAATGAGATGAGTACTTCTGTGAGGATCCTGGGATTCCCACTTATGATCGCTGCAGCTTTATTCGGTGTCCTTGGAATTGTTATCGGTTTGATGCTGCTTTTAATCCACATGTCCAATCTGAAGTCGATGGGTCATCATTATTTATATCCGGTAGCCCCCCTTGATATTAAGGGATTGAAAGATACGTTTATTCGGCTTCCTGTATGGCTGATGAAAAAGCGGCCAAAGGATTTACGAACAGTATACAGATGGAAAACGTCGGATTCCCGGGGATGGAAAAAAAATGAAGATACAGACTAA
- a CDS encoding GerAB/ArcD/ProY family transporter, protein MKIQTNLTSVQLIFFIIQTQIGVGVLGLPFSVFSVSMADAWLSVLLAGFIVQILIVLFWILGRRFPKKSLFQYSRQLLGKVAGSMVNISFILYGLLVTALILMYSTAIIKTWVLPLTPKWIVMFLLIFTGIYLGKEKVAAISDVYVVVSSLIFFLLLISVVVLVTYPVEWRYLLPIGQSGGMQIVKGAKEAYFSMLGFELLLFLFPYFQHNGERSILYSASIANLFVTLTYTYLTIVSLITFSPEEIVIVPQPVLYFVKSIYLQIIERIDLVFMSLWVVNVITSLTSYLFLSTEGSIQTFRWFKRKRYIYTVLFGMIAYVIALIPSKEGEMEIYNKMVINLSYLYILVIPVLLLSISYLFKKAERGEDA, encoded by the coding sequence ATGAAGATACAGACTAATCTTACTTCCGTCCAACTAATATTCTTTATCATTCAGACCCAAATCGGGGTAGGGGTTCTCGGGCTTCCATTCAGTGTATTTTCTGTTTCGATGGCAGATGCGTGGTTATCTGTATTGCTTGCCGGCTTCATTGTTCAGATCCTTATCGTTCTCTTCTGGATATTGGGGAGGCGATTTCCAAAGAAGTCTCTTTTTCAGTACTCCCGACAACTTTTGGGTAAAGTCGCAGGATCGATGGTCAATATTTCTTTTATACTATACGGGCTTCTGGTCACAGCCTTGATCTTAATGTACTCAACCGCCATCATCAAGACGTGGGTGCTTCCCCTTACGCCCAAATGGATTGTCATGTTTCTATTGATTTTTACTGGAATCTACTTGGGGAAGGAAAAGGTTGCTGCGATCAGCGATGTATATGTGGTGGTGTCGAGTCTGATCTTTTTTCTTCTTCTAATTTCTGTAGTGGTGCTGGTCACATATCCCGTTGAATGGAGATATTTATTACCGATCGGACAATCCGGTGGTATGCAGATTGTGAAGGGAGCTAAAGAAGCATACTTTTCAATGTTAGGGTTTGAATTGCTGTTGTTTCTTTTTCCATATTTTCAACACAATGGTGAACGTTCAATCCTTTATTCAGCATCGATTGCCAACCTGTTTGTGACCCTGACCTATACTTATCTCACCATCGTAAGCCTTATTACCTTCAGTCCTGAAGAAATCGTCATCGTTCCCCAACCGGTTCTTTACTTTGTGAAATCCATTTATTTACAGATTATTGAGAGGATTGATTTAGTATTCATGTCATTATGGGTTGTCAATGTCATCACCTCCCTAACAAGTTATCTATTTTTATCTACAGAAGGGAGTATTCAAACGTTCCGGTGGTTTAAACGTAAACGGTACATTTATACTGTATTATTTGGAATGATTGCGTATGTCATTGCATTAATTCCAAGTAAAGAAGGAGAAATGGAAATCTATAATAAAATGGTGATCAATCTCTCGTATCTCTATATTTTGGTGATCCCTGTTTTATTATTAAGCATTTCATATCTTTTCAAGAAAGCAGAAAGAGGGGAAGACGCATGA